From the Porites lutea chromosome 5, jaPorLute2.1, whole genome shotgun sequence genome, the window aataatattataatagttATTTGGCTTTTAAGATTCATAgatgaaatacatgtaatacaaACCTTAAGCAAGCATCTCAAATAAACTATCACGTTGCGTCAAACTGTTAGACGGGTACCTATTAAACGTTAGCAGGACATGTACCCCCTGTATCACGATGTCACACTTGCAGACTGCATACGCACATTTTTCTTGCTATTTGTTGTACCCTGGTTCCCTTGTGGTTAATCCATTTTGATTTAGCTTATACTGTAAATGCTGTATGAAGTGTGCAAATGTGAGACGTCGTCCCTTATTGAGGTGAAGCTATACAGTAAGCTACATTCAGTCATAGACTGCCTATTTTTTAGGAACGCTTTGATTATGCGTTAAAGACTTGTTTCAAAcatcgtgctactgccgtgctaagctggctcgactgtagctcgactgtggctcgactgcagcacgacacaagcacgacttggtttcagacgtcgaatttattacagtcgaatagaacggctgttgccgaaagtAATTCACAAAACTGTGGAAAcagtttagcaaacttttaaatgtattctattgtatttataatttatgaattgagttcaaCACagcggtagcacgacgtttgaaaccaagtcgagctactgccgtgtagcacggcaaggcttgccTTGCTACACGGCTTGGTAgtacgacttggtttcaaacggcTCGCTACTGTGAGTTCTGcatggcagtagcacgacgCTTGAAACGGGCCTCAGACTAGAACCCTCGCAAAGCTGTAAAGGGTCAGCAGTAAGAATGAAGGAAAACAGGTCAAAGGGAAAAATAAGATTAAAAAGCAAAgactaaacagaaaaaaaacggtacaaagaaacagaaaacagcaTCGCCGGAGTCGAACCTGGTTCATCTGCACGTGCTAgcaactccttgaccactgcaccacagGTGCCAGAcccgttttaaaaaaatgattttgttacatCAAAGCCAttttttctctgccatagacgctgtttgacGCTGGTGGAGCTCACTGCATTTATCgtgaattcaaatatacatttgaggaaagatggcttaagcgcgtatttcaaagctatttcgcacTATTTCGGGTTCAACGGGCCGATCGATGTAGATAGGCGATCAAACTAGCTTTACTGAAGTTGGTGGAGAACTAGGAAATCAACAGAGGCCCAAACTCGAAAGGATTGATATGAAGTTAGGTTGGTTTAATTAGGgaaagaatagatgaaatataaacatgcatgtgtgatctgtgaatggaacctcctattctgTAGACTAGACCTTGCCTATTTTACAGAGAAAAACGATTTCagttttgatgaccttgccggtcccgtgaaaaatatggcgatcccgcaacacggcTTCCGgcctgcaaaaaaaattaacaaatttatGCAATTACGGACACAAAAgtatcaaaacggtttacacaagcaggTAAAAGCGACAACAAAGCTCACACTCTTACGATCAAATTAGCGATATATATAGCGATATTTTCAAGCGTCTTAGCTTTTCCTCGACCTTGCTCTTCCCAATAACTGTTGTACCCCTTTTCTAATTTGCACAAGCCGCACGAGggctcttgcccgttactatgtgacgtcacgctggcaggcggagtgggtcaaAAAACGTGGGTGGAAAATAATAGAATCaccttccccccaccccctagttTTGTTACATGTCTAGAATGGGTGGAACTGTAGCTGtgaatcggtagatcgctagaccAGTGGATCACTAGATCTGTAGAACGGTGGATCGACCGCTGTATAGGTGGATCTGTAGGTCAATGGATTAGTAGATCGATGAATCGTTGGATTTGTAGATGAATTTGCAACAGTAGATGATTTGAAACAGTAGACTATAGTTCGGTCGAACGCTAGATCGGTGCTTCTGTAGAtcatggatcagtagatctggAAATCGATgcatcggtggatctgtagattaaTGGATCATCAGTACTATTGCTTCTTAACAATAGTCAAAGTACTGTTCGACAATTGACTTATAAACACTTATTAGATCACTAGATCGGCGAAtcggtagatctgtagatcgcgaGATCGGTGGATTTGTAGATCGATAGATCGGtcgatctgtagatcgctagatcgctggacctgtagatcgctagatcggttgATAAGTAGATCGATagataagtggatctgtagatcgctacaTCGgttgatctgtagatcgctagagtGGGGGGTCAGTAAATAACttgatcggtggatctgtaggtCGCTTGATTAGTGGGACTGTAGAtagctagatcggtggatcagtagatcagtagatcggtggatctgtagatcccTAAATCAGTGGACTGcagatcgctagatctgtggATTGGTGGATCGCTtaatcggtggatctgtagatcgttagatcgatggatcggttgGTCGCTtaatcggtggatctgtagatcgctagatcaatTGATCGGTAGGTAGCTTTAGCGGTAGAGCTGTAGATTTCTAGACCTGTAGACCTGTAGGTCgctggatcggtggatctgtacaTCGCCAGATCGGTGGACCTgaagatcgctagatcggttgATCAGTAGATCGCTTCATCGGtgaatctgtagatcgctacATCGGTGGATCTTTAGATCGCCAGATAattggatcggtagatcgcttgaacgatggatctgtagatttCTGATGTGAAACTTATCTTATGAATTATTTATATGCTTATATACGTTGGGTCTGAAAAACCCTGATTGGGAGATTCAATTAACTTTTACCTTTTACCTTTACCCGTATTTGACGCTTTCGTTTTTTTCTGTGCATTGTCTTGTTATCACATGCAGTCACCCAACAGATTTCTTCatcatgaaaatttttgtccTTGATATTTTCATATCTACCATCTCGATATTTACTTTCTTTGGCAATTTCGTTGTTTAAAAGTTTTAGAGCAGTcactaaactttttttttcatcttgaaTGGATTTTGCTTTACGCTTTAAGAGTCGTAGCGTCTTCCACGTCACGATGTCTCTGTTTCAAGGCGTTCAACAAGCTTCATCAACAAGCTTTATTTACGGTATCAATTCCCTAAAAATGCTCTTCCAGTGAGCtgtttacataacaaaattttcagagaaacTACACTAATGCTAAAAATACATCTATATATATGTAGAAAATCTTTCCTATGACTAATTacacaaaaatcaaaataaattcTACCTCAACTCCCTCAAGGCAATCCCTGGTTCAAGAGAAAGACTGGGTAGACTTGAAAGAGTTGAGATTTATCTATCTCTTAAGCACATTTCCTAGGCCATTCCACATGACTGCCCCCGTAAAGCTAAAAGCCCGCTTAGCAGCTTCAGTACGGGGCCTTGGTACAAAAACATTGTTCGAGGCACCTCGCACGTTTTAAGAATGAACCCCGGATTTTGAGAGCTGTTTAAAGCGTCTTTGCTCGAGGGTATCCCATCCCAAGTCTTGGAGGATATCCGCAGATCTTGTATTATAATCACTAAATGTTATAATTCTCCCAGCCCTATTTTGCAATCTCTGGAGTCTGTCACACAGGCATTTTCCCATACATCCCCAGACTTCGGAGCAATAATCAAAATAAGGAGCGACTAAAGCATCATACATTTTCAGTAGGTTTTTGGCGAGGCACCAGAGAACGAATGCGTTTCAAGGCCCCTATACCTGCAGATACCTTTTTACAGATGGTAGCTACTTGGGATTGCCACCCCAATGCCTTGTCAACCTCTATTCCCAGATATTTATAattagtcaccctagtcaatTGTTGACTATCAACAGTAACGTTTAAGCCACCATTTAAATGCCTTAGTCGGTAGTGGCTTCCAATTAtcatatattttgtctttttgacatttAATGTGAGTTTATTTGATTTCAGCCACTTTGAACGTCATCCAAGTCTTTGTTTAACTTTCCTTCAAGAGTTGTGGGGTCATAAACGGAAAGGGTAAGCgaagtgtcatcagcatacatgaGTGCTGATGATGACAGCTCGCATTCTTGTCGgtcatttatataaatgagAAACAACAAAGGTCCAATTACAGAACCTTGTGGGACCCCACAACTAACTGGAAGATAGTCTGATAGAGTTCCATTTTACATAAGTACTGATAGGTATGATTTGAACCACTGAACTGCATGCGGGTCGAGACCATAAAGTTGCAGTTTTTTCAACAATGTGCTGTGGTCAACCGTATCAAAGGCTTTCTTAAGATCCAGAAAGAGTACACTGTTAATTAGGCCATCATCAATATTTAAGTACCAGTTGTTAGTAGCTTCAAGCAAGGCACTCAAAGTAGAATGCATCGGTCTGAAACCATGCTGAGAACCTGCCAGCAAATTATTGTGAGTTAGGTACTCATAAAGTTGTTTGAAAATAACCTTTTCGATTATTTTTCTGACAACTGATAGAATATATATAGGTCTATAGTTGTTAGGATCAGACTTAATATCCTCCTTATATAAAAATAACACTTTAGGAATTTTCCACTCGCCTGGAAAATACCCACACCTAATGGACAGGTTAATTATATGGGTGAGAGAAGGCACGATTTCAGGACAAGCTTCTTTTAAAAGCCTTGCAGAAATGCCATCTAGGCCCGTAACCTTGTCGACTGGAAGGGAACTCACTTAACGGTGAACAACACCGCAGTGAGTCTCGTTCAGGGTAAAACTAGAATCTGATGGCGAATTGTACTCCTCGAAAGAAACACCAGTTTTGGGAATATTATCGGCTAACCTAGGCCCAATGTGAGTAAAGTGATAATTAAGAGCATTAGAGATTTCTAATGGGGTAGTACATGAGTTATCTCCAACATCTATTCTATTTATTTCTGGTGTTGGTAAATTTCGGCCCAATATTGAATTTACTCCTTTCCATGATTTCTTAATATCCCCTAGATTTGTTTCCAAATACCGTTTATAGTAGTCAGTATTTACTTTCCTGATATTAGTATTTACATTGTTTCGAGCAATCTTATACTCGGTCCAATGAGCATCTGAATTGTTGATAATTGTAGCCCTTTCAGTTGGTCCCTCTCAAACATCAACCTTTTTGTCTCTGGTGTTAGCCAGGGAGCAGCCAGCGTTGTTTTCATCTTGAAGCTTTGTCAGCTCACAATTAGAAGTCAGGTTAGGTAGTATATGCCGCAGACGAATTAGCCTTGATATCTTTCACTTCATTCTGTAAATCTAATAGAAGGGGGTAAGCATGGGAAGTTCTCTAAGTTGTTGGTTTCGTCTCGTGCGGTACACAGAGGCGAAGTATCAGTTTGGTCAGAGACTGCACTGGCGGGTACTTTGAAAGGATGACTTCAATCGGAAAACCAGAGTTTATTTGTTCCCTTTTTTGATAGATCCCTTTTAGCAAGTTCGTCTTTCAGTGCTGGGATTGTTAgattctcaatttctttctCAGTTCGAGGAACTCATTTATTTCGGCGGTGCGGGGAGTTATTGATTCGCGCTGCTCAGAAATGTTTCAGGGTTACATTCGGATACCCCGAAGTTGCTTCTGAATTGGTTTGAGATATCTTATTGCGAGATAAGTATTTCTAGTTTGTGCTGCGATGTTGTACGCTAATTATCCTCGGTGTGGTATACATTGATGGAGAAGGTGGAGTTACCTGTACATAAGGAAAGTGTTGTTGTAGAGGAAATAAAGGAAGTGGAACTGAGATCTCGTCATGTGCAATATATTTATGACAGAAATTATAATCGAATTGGGTTACAGCCACGCGGTCATGCACCTAGCAGACTTCCGGGGAAGAAGGTAATATGTCTGTTacacaaaagaagaaaagtaagggtatttgtatggaagggtatccggaaaaatatcatttcttgcTATTCTCAGCATTAACAATTAATCCACAACCATGACGCCGAGGTGCACGCTCCCATAGCGTCTTCTTCGGTATGAACTTGGGTTGCCTGTGGACAGTCACATGAAAAGAACTGCTAGAAAAGGGGCGGATAAATTTTGTACCACCAAAGCGAAGTGCGATTGAGGCCATGTATTCGTTTACAGTATTACCCTTCATGTTCATAACCTTCGTTGTTTCGCGATCTCATTCTATGACCGCTCCTACTGTTACGACCACCTACGGCCCAGTCAGCGGGTCTGTAACTAAACTCCCGACAAACAAGACTGTTAAAAGCTATTTGGGAATCCCGTTTGCAAAGGCGAAGCGTTTCGAGTATCCCGTTCCACCGGACAAGTGGACTTCAACTCTGCACGCAAACGCAACACGCAGTATCTGTCCTCAGTCTGTGACTTTCTTGTCTCAACACTTACGCCCTCTCTTTGACGAAGACTGTCTACGGCTCAGTGTTTACATTGCCGAAAACGCGAACAGCAGTTCTGGTCTTGCGGTGATGCTGTGGATTCACGGTGGAGGGTTTGCTGAAGGCGACATTATATTTTACGATGGTTCTCTGTTGGCGACCGAAGGAAACGTTATTGTCGTAGCAGCAGCGTATCGCTTGGGAGTCCTTGGTTTTCTGAGCTCGAATAGTGGCGATCTCACAGGCAACTACGGAATGATGGATCAAATAGAGGCCATGAGATGGGTCAATAAAAACATCGCAAGGTTAGTTATGCAGGTTTGGTTTGAATGTATGATCTCATGGCAGTCCCGGTTCTCTCAGAATATTTAAGGCAAATGTTAGTTCTAGCTTGATTTTATAATCCCTCTGGGTGTTATAAAAGGAGTACAATTTAAGTCAATGTTATGAATGAAATTTAACTAGACATCAAAAATTTTATGTGCGACATTCTGAATTACATGATTTCAGTGATGGTTTGACACTCCTACGGAAACGCGTGTATACAGATATTGCAACGGAGATATTGGCATACAGTGCCAAGCTGCATGCGTCTCTGAACTGATAGCGGTACGCCTCGAACGTTTTCTCCTGGATAACCTTCCTTTTCGCTTTGCCTGAACAAAAGTGTTCGCAGACTGGAACGATGTACGAATTGAGATGAATACAAGGGGTTGCTTATCTCAAAGACTTCTTATACGGCAAGAAGAAAGCGCATCTTCGAAGGGGGTTAAGCATCAGTTAGGTGGGTAGGTTATATGGAGTTTGACACCAAGAGTGAAGTAATTCCACCGGTAGGGAGTAAAAATGttgtaaacaaagtttaatTCATCCTTAAACTTTTCATATATTTCAGTTTTGGCGGCGACCCCAATAAAGTGACCATATTTGGTGAGTCGGCAGGTGGAATAAGCGTTGGATTGTTGATGTTGTCGCCGCTGACTAATGGTTTGTACCAGAACGCAATCTTGCAGAGTGGAACAGCAACAGCCTTCTTTTCTTATTTAGAAAGACACGAAGCTGACTCGGTGGCcaggtagagtataaaaaagttttgtaaaaatctgaaatctgGTACGGAGAGAgaatcttagggcgttggccgggatatgtgaatttgactaaagttatttttagaggttgtgaTTAAACGGAAGTCTTATTCCAGAGACGTCTGAAAATTTTAATCGATTCTTTAAAACGTCATCAAGTCCACGCGCGACtgtcaaagcaaacaatgcagaatatcGGAGACATCACTGtttagaaacatttttttttgttattcagaTTTGTAACGAGTGAAACAATAGATTCTTTTGTCTCAAAAACCAATGCGCTTCTGGTTAGCACATTAATATCAATAGGTGACCTCGGCGTGAGTATCGCTATTGTAAGGGCGATCGTTAAATTCTCTCTTTACGaaactgaataaaattttaaGGACCTCTTCAGAAACCATCTTCCGATAAATTTCAGGTGTTTATTTGGTCTAAAAGTAATTTTGGTGAAATTCAGATATTCAAGGGCTTCAATGGGCGTTTCCCTCTCCTCCCCTTTCATTTGCTCTTGGGTACGCGCGTTTGTGAGTCTTCCGACTGCTTGGCTTAAAATCTAGAGCTGGTTAAAAAGTAGAAATttaaaagccttcttttttttacttcatctacgtttgaaaaatgttttctggaATGTAAAGCTGAACTCGTAAAATACAGTTAACACGCGATGAGAAAACACTTGCGGCAACAGACTGAAATGCGTGTTCGTATCGATACATGTTTCACAAGCTGCTTTCTAAGTACGAGAACGAGAAGTTGTTATCATGCTCGCTTTCCTTAAACATttgcttgaaaaacaaaaaaaaacattgactcATCCTAACTGCGCgagaaaaaacttgaaaagcaCTCCTTCCCTGGCCGAACAATATTGATAGTCCTTACTACTCGCTCTTAAAAGAAAGAAGCTTTTACGGTTTTCCAGTAGACTAGAAAGGTAGTATAAAGTGGTAAAAACCTTTAGAGGACATCGACTCAATCCTACATGCGCGGATCATCCTCACCCGGCTCACCAATTTTGTAGGCTGAGTCGCACATGTAATTTACCTCGGTTAGTTTAGTCTGTCAGTGTGGCGCAGGCTACAATTTTGTTAGTCCGATCCTTTCTTCGTGCCCTTAACGAAAGACGCTTTTAACGGTTTTTCAGTTCACTACCAAAGACGCATAAAGAGATAAAAACCTTTCAGGTAGCACTGAATCATGGTAGCACTTATCTTTAATTTAGAAGGGGTTTCAATTAATCTTTGACTATTAATTAAATCTTTTTCAGGAGCCTTTCACAGTTAGTGGGATGTGAATTTTCCTCCCTTAAACAGTGCTTGAAGGAGAAATCAGTGGATGAGATTCTAAAGGCGCAGCTTAAAATCCTTCTCAAGGGAAATGATTGGCCCATTGGACCTGTAGTGGATGGATACTTTTTGCCAGGTATGAAAACAATTAACCTAAAAGAGGATTATGGAACAGAGAGGGAAAGGCCCAGTCAACCTCTTGGGATAatatattataatttattaaaaattgaatcattggataatgtaattctagagctctggttacggcttagccatcatggtatatgggCCATTACACCATGCTCTCCACGTCTGctcaaagttaaaaacaagctgaaaatcggttgttcttacaaataaagtcgggaagaattctcgatattttgtgggcgtttttaataaaacaattattccactcgtgcttgttggatatgagatgattatagccaaatCGCTACGCGCCTTGTTGGCTCTCTACaatctcatatccaacgtgcactcgtggaataattgttaaatattatttttaggcCGATTAAAAGCTTGCAATTAATCGGAAGTTTGTTTCCCGAGAAATTCGTAATTACTTTTATCCAgtgttgtcaagagagaattcaacagtagccattacaatattctgcaTTGATTGTTTGCTCTGAGGCAGTCGCGCGTGGACTTGATGACGTTTTCaacaatcgattaaaatgtgCGGACGTCTCAGGAATAAGACTTCCGTTTAATTGCAAGCTCTAAAAAACGCTAGTAAAATACACATATCCCAGCCAAGGCCCTAAGATTCCCTCTCTGTTTCAATGGATATGGTTACCGCAAGTTTTGTCTCATTGAActgattattt encodes:
- the LOC140937524 gene encoding cocaine esterase-like is translated as MYSFTVLPFMFITFVVSRSHSMTAPTVTTTYGPVSGSVTKLPTNKTVKSYLGIPFAKAKRFEYPVPPDKWTSTLHANATRSICPQSVTFLSQHLRPLFDEDCLRLSVYIAENANSSSGLAVMLWIHGGGFAEGDIIFYDGSLLATEGNVIVVAAAYRLGVLGFLSSNSGDLTGNYGMMDQIEAMRWVNKNIASFGGDPNKVTIFGESAGGISVGLLMLSPLTNGLYQNAILQSGTATAFFSYLERHEADSVAR